From Streptomyces chrestomyceticus JCM 4735, one genomic window encodes:
- a CDS encoding heavy-metal-associated domain-containing protein: MTAEQTNGSCCSPEGSCNSGATDVQVGDVTATYKVSGMTCGHCEGAVSAEISEIPGVHSVQASAATGLVTVASKAPLDEATVRAAVDEAGYELEGLAA; the protein is encoded by the coding sequence ATGACTGCCGAACAGACCAACGGCTCCTGCTGCTCCCCCGAGGGCTCCTGCAACTCCGGGGCCACCGACGTCCAGGTGGGCGATGTCACCGCCACCTACAAGGTGAGCGGCATGACCTGCGGTCACTGCGAGGGCGCCGTCTCCGCCGAGATCTCCGAGATTCCGGGCGTGCACTCGGTGCAGGCGTCCGCCGCCACCGGCCTGGTGACCGTCGCCTCCAAGGCGCCGCTCGACGAGGCGACCGTGCGCGCGGCGGTGGACGAGGCCGGCTACGAACTCGAAGGCCTGGCGGCCTGA
- a CDS encoding citrate synthase, which yields MSDNSVVLRYGDGEYSYPVVDSSVGDKGFDISKLRAQTGLVTLDSGYGNTAAYKSAITYLDGENGVLRYRGYPIEQLAERSTFVETAYLLINGELPTVDQLATFKQDITYHTLLHEDVKRFFDGFPRDAHPMAMLSSVVSALSTFYQDSHNPFDERQRHISTIRLLAKLPTIAAYAYKKSVGHPVVYPRNDLGYVENFLRMTFSVPAAEYDLDPVVVSALDKLLILHADHEQNCSTSTVRLVGSSQANLFASISAGINALWGPLHGGANQSVLEMLEGIQRDGGDVDAFIRKVKNKEDGVKLMGFGHRVYKNFDPRAKIIKAAAHDVLSALGKSDELLDIALKLEEHALSDDYFVSRKLYPNVDFYTGLIYRAMGFPTEMFTVLFALGRLPGWIAQWHEMIKEPGSRIGRPRQIYTGVVERDFVPVEER from the coding sequence GTGAGCGACAACTCTGTAGTACTGCGTTACGGGGACGGCGAATACAGCTACCCGGTCGTCGACAGCAGCGTCGGCGACAAGGGCTTCGACATCTCGAAGCTGCGCGCCCAGACCGGTCTGGTGACCCTGGATTCCGGTTACGGCAACACTGCCGCGTACAAATCCGCGATCACCTATCTGGACGGTGAGAACGGGGTTCTTCGGTACCGCGGCTACCCGATCGAGCAGCTCGCAGAGCGCAGCACGTTCGTCGAGACCGCCTACCTGCTGATCAACGGTGAGCTGCCCACCGTCGACCAGCTGGCGACCTTCAAGCAGGACATCACCTATCACACCCTGCTGCACGAGGACGTCAAGCGGTTCTTCGACGGCTTCCCGCGGGACGCCCACCCGATGGCGATGCTGTCCTCCGTAGTCAGCGCGCTGTCGACGTTCTACCAGGACAGCCACAACCCGTTCGACGAGCGGCAGCGCCACATCTCGACGATCCGGTTGCTGGCCAAGCTCCCGACGATCGCTGCGTACGCGTACAAGAAGTCGGTCGGCCACCCGGTGGTCTACCCGCGCAACGACCTCGGCTACGTCGAGAACTTCCTGCGCATGACCTTCTCGGTGCCGGCCGCCGAGTACGACCTCGACCCGGTCGTGGTCAGCGCTCTGGACAAGCTGCTCATCCTGCACGCGGACCACGAGCAGAACTGCTCGACCTCCACCGTGCGCCTGGTCGGCTCCTCGCAGGCGAACCTGTTCGCCTCGATCTCGGCCGGCATCAACGCGCTGTGGGGCCCGCTGCACGGCGGCGCCAACCAGTCGGTGCTGGAGATGCTGGAGGGCATCCAGCGCGACGGCGGTGACGTCGACGCCTTCATCCGCAAGGTGAAGAACAAGGAAGACGGCGTGAAGCTCATGGGCTTCGGGCACCGCGTCTACAAGAACTTCGACCCCCGGGCGAAGATCATCAAGGCGGCGGCGCACGACGTCCTCTCGGCGCTCGGCAAGTCCGACGAGCTGCTGGACATCGCGCTCAAGCTGGAGGAGCACGCGCTCTCCGACGACTACTTCGTCTCGCGCAAGCTCTACCCGAACGTGGACTTCTACACCGGTCTGATCTACCGGGCCATGGGCTTCCCGACCGAGATGTTCACCGTGCTGTTCGCGCTCGGCCGGCTGCCCGGCTGGATCGCCCAGTGGCACGAGATGATCAAGGAACCGGGTTCCCGTATCGGTCGCCCGCGCCAGATCTACACCGGAGTCGTCGAGCGCGACTTCGTCCCGGTCGAGGAGCGCTGA
- a CDS encoding helix-turn-helix transcriptional regulator, producing the protein MTDRRLWSYKEIAAHIRVQPDTVRSYRKHGLLPPPDLVEGGRPYWFADTIRTWVAQRPGHGGRRDKD; encoded by the coding sequence ATGACCGACCGCAGACTCTGGTCGTACAAGGAGATCGCCGCACACATCCGAGTCCAACCCGACACCGTGCGGTCCTACCGGAAACACGGGCTACTCCCGCCACCGGACCTCGTGGAAGGCGGCAGACCGTACTGGTTCGCCGACACCATCCGCACCTGGGTCGCCCAGCGCCCCGGACACGGCGGGCGCCGCGACAAGGACTGA
- a CDS encoding 2-dehydropantoate 2-reductase, which produces MPPTPVPAEPVRIAVIGGGAIGGFVAALTLLAGHDVTLCLRTPVDRLVLQTDGEVIDAPVRFAVDPQTAEPADWVFLATKAQDTAGAAGWLRRLCRSGTVVAVLQNGIDHTERVAPHVPDGTDILPAVIYASAECTAPGRVRHYAGNEIHVPEGPLATRLAGLLTAGRLKVVPTPDFTTVSWQKLLTNLAANPLTALLQQRMGIFTDPGMAALARDILSEAATVARAEGADVHDADIDRVLAMYGMVPPDGGSSMLYDRLAGRPLEHEHITGAVVRAGERHGIRTPLNGMLLTLLRAVDRDIAAAGKNADERHAKP; this is translated from the coding sequence ATGCCGCCCACACCCGTACCGGCCGAGCCTGTTCGCATCGCTGTGATCGGTGGCGGCGCGATCGGCGGATTCGTGGCAGCACTGACCCTCCTGGCCGGGCACGACGTCACTTTGTGCCTGCGCACGCCGGTGGACCGGCTCGTCCTCCAAACGGACGGCGAGGTCATCGACGCCCCCGTACGCTTCGCCGTCGATCCGCAGACGGCCGAGCCCGCGGACTGGGTTTTCCTGGCCACCAAGGCCCAGGACACCGCCGGCGCCGCCGGCTGGCTGCGCCGACTCTGCCGCTCCGGCACGGTCGTCGCCGTACTCCAGAACGGCATCGACCACACCGAACGCGTGGCCCCGCACGTCCCCGACGGTACGGACATCCTGCCCGCGGTCATCTACGCATCGGCCGAATGCACCGCTCCCGGCCGGGTCAGGCACTACGCGGGCAACGAGATCCACGTGCCCGAAGGGCCGTTGGCCACCCGCCTCGCCGGCCTCCTCACCGCCGGCCGCCTCAAGGTCGTACCCACCCCGGACTTCACGACGGTCTCCTGGCAGAAACTCCTCACCAACCTCGCGGCCAACCCGCTCACCGCCCTCCTCCAGCAGCGCATGGGCATCTTCACCGACCCCGGCATGGCCGCCCTCGCCCGGGACATCCTGAGCGAAGCGGCCACGGTCGCGCGGGCCGAGGGCGCGGACGTTCACGACGCCGACATCGACCGCGTCCTGGCGATGTACGGCATGGTCCCGCCGGACGGCGGCTCGTCGATGCTCTACGACCGCCTGGCCGGCCGCCCTTTGGAGCATGAGCACATCACGGGCGCGGTGGTACGTGCCGGGGAACGCCACGGCATCCGTACTCCACTCAACGGGATGCTCCTCACTCTTCTGCGCGCAGTCGACCGCGATATCGCCGCCGCCGGGAAGAACGCCGACGAACGTCACGCGAAGCCGTAA
- a CDS encoding ATP-dependent RecD-like DNA helicase, giving the protein MFIPAVVEGVLERITYANEETGYTVARVDTGGSGDLLTVVGSLLGAQPGESLRLEGRWSSHPQYGRQFTVENYTTVLPATIQGIRRYLGSGLIKGIGPVMADRITGHFGLDTLDIIEKEPKRLVEVPGLGPKRTKMIGDAWEEQKAIKEVMIFLQGVGVSTSIAVRIYKKFGDASISVVKNEPYRLAADVWGIGFLTADRIAQAVGIPHDSPDRVKSGLQYALSQSTDQGHCYLPEEELIAAAVKLLQVDTGLVIDCLGELADDPEGVIRETVPSPEGGNPIKAIYLVPFHRAETSLAAQLLRLLRTQEDRMPSFRTVAWDRALSWLANRTGATLAPEQEAAVRLALTEKVSVLTGGPGCGKSFTVRSIVELARAKKAKVVLAAPTGRAAKRLAELTGAEASTVHRLLELKPGGDAAYDRDRPLDADLVVVDEASMLDLLLANKLIKAVPPGAHLLLVGDVDQLPSVGAGEVLRDLLAENCPVPAVRLTRIFRQAQHSGVVTNAHRINEGALPIVEGMHDFYLFAEEDSEEAGRVTVDVVARRIPAKFGLDPRRDVQVLTPMHRGPAGAGTLNGLLQQALTPARPDAPERRSGGRVFRVGDKVTQIRNNYEKGHSGVFNGTVGVVIKIHRDEQWLTVLTDEDEEISYDFDELDELAHAYAVTIHRSQGSEYPAVVIPVTTGAWMMLQRNLLYTAVTRAKQLVVLVGSRKALGQAVRTVSAGRRWTALRYRLVGAVRGHLFPNRGEGEQDGQLERH; this is encoded by the coding sequence ATGTTCATTCCAGCCGTGGTCGAAGGGGTCCTGGAGCGGATCACCTACGCCAATGAGGAGACCGGTTACACGGTCGCGCGGGTCGACACGGGCGGCTCCGGCGATCTCCTCACTGTCGTCGGTTCGCTGCTGGGCGCGCAGCCGGGGGAGTCGCTGCGGCTGGAAGGCCGTTGGTCCTCCCACCCGCAGTACGGACGGCAGTTCACCGTCGAGAACTACACGACGGTCCTGCCCGCGACGATCCAGGGCATACGCCGCTACCTCGGCTCCGGCCTCATCAAGGGCATCGGGCCGGTCATGGCCGACCGCATCACCGGACACTTCGGCCTGGACACCCTCGACATCATCGAGAAGGAACCGAAGCGCCTCGTCGAGGTGCCCGGACTCGGTCCCAAACGCACAAAGATGATCGGTGACGCCTGGGAAGAACAGAAGGCCATCAAGGAGGTGATGATCTTCCTGCAGGGGGTGGGTGTCTCGACCTCCATCGCGGTGCGCATCTACAAGAAGTTCGGCGATGCCTCGATCTCCGTCGTCAAGAACGAGCCCTACCGCCTCGCCGCCGATGTCTGGGGCATCGGTTTCCTGACCGCCGACCGCATCGCGCAGGCCGTCGGCATCCCGCACGACAGCCCGGACCGAGTCAAGTCGGGCCTGCAGTACGCGCTCTCGCAGTCCACCGACCAAGGGCACTGCTACCTCCCGGAAGAAGAGCTGATCGCCGCGGCGGTCAAGCTGCTCCAGGTCGACACGGGGCTGGTCATCGACTGTCTGGGGGAGCTGGCGGACGACCCGGAGGGAGTGATCCGCGAGACCGTGCCGTCGCCGGAAGGCGGCAACCCCATAAAGGCCATCTATCTCGTCCCGTTCCACCGGGCCGAAACCTCTCTCGCGGCGCAGCTCCTGCGGCTGTTGCGGACGCAGGAGGACCGGATGCCGTCGTTCCGGACCGTGGCGTGGGACAGGGCGCTTTCCTGGCTGGCCAACCGTACGGGAGCCACGCTGGCGCCCGAGCAGGAGGCCGCCGTACGGCTGGCGCTCACCGAGAAGGTCTCCGTGCTCACCGGCGGGCCCGGCTGCGGCAAGTCCTTCACGGTCCGCTCGATCGTCGAGCTGGCCCGCGCGAAGAAGGCCAAGGTGGTGCTCGCGGCCCCGACGGGCCGGGCCGCCAAGCGGCTCGCGGAGCTCACCGGCGCCGAGGCGTCCACCGTGCACCGGCTGCTAGAGCTCAAACCGGGCGGGGACGCCGCGTACGACCGGGACCGGCCGCTCGACGCCGACCTGGTGGTGGTCGACGAGGCGTCCATGCTGGACCTGCTGCTGGCCAACAAGCTCATCAAGGCGGTGCCGCCGGGCGCCCACCTCCTCCTGGTGGGTGACGTGGACCAGCTTCCTTCGGTGGGGGCGGGTGAGGTGCTGCGGGATCTGCTCGCCGAGAACTGCCCGGTCCCGGCCGTACGGCTGACCCGGATCTTCCGCCAGGCCCAGCACTCCGGGGTGGTCACCAACGCCCACCGCATCAACGAGGGCGCCCTGCCGATCGTCGAGGGGATGCACGACTTCTACCTCTTCGCCGAGGAGGACTCCGAGGAGGCCGGACGAGTCACGGTCGACGTGGTCGCGCGCCGGATCCCCGCGAAGTTCGGTCTGGACCCGCGGCGGGACGTCCAGGTGCTCACCCCCATGCACCGCGGTCCGGCCGGTGCCGGCACGCTGAACGGTCTCCTCCAGCAGGCCCTCACCCCGGCCCGGCCCGATGCGCCGGAGCGGCGCTCCGGAGGCCGGGTGTTCCGGGTGGGCGACAAGGTGACGCAGATTCGCAACAACTACGAGAAGGGGCACAGCGGCGTCTTCAACGGCACGGTCGGCGTCGTCATCAAGATCCACCGGGACGAGCAGTGGCTGACGGTGCTCACGGACGAGGACGAGGAGATCTCGTACGATTTCGACGAGCTGGACGAGCTGGCGCACGCCTACGCGGTGACCATTCACCGTTCCCAGGGCAGCGAGTATCCGGCGGTGGTGATTCCGGTCACCACCGGCGCGTGGATGATGCTCCAGCGGAACCTGCTCTACACGGCCGTCACGCGGGCGAAACAGCTGGTGGTGCTGGTCGGCTCGCGCAAGGCTTTGGGGCAGGCTGTACGCACCGTATCCGCGGGTCGGAGGTGGACCGCGCTGCGCTACCGACTCGTCGGTGCGGTGCGTGGTCACCTCTTCCCCAATCGGGGCGAAGGGGAGCAGGATGGGCAGCTGGAGCGGCACTGA
- a CDS encoding Gfo/Idh/MocA family oxidoreductase, whose amino-acid sequence MKIGLIGTGRIGAFHAETLKSLPGVDRIVVADADAARARVLADTLGTEAAESLPRLYAEGLDGVVIAAATSAHAELIHQALDAEVPVFCEKPVALDVAGTLDVVKRSDAGSVPVQIGFQRRFDRGYRAAREALRSGDLGWIHTLRACTSDQSPPPAAFIPSSGGLFRDCSIHDFDILRWLTGREIVSVYAQGANRGDPCFTDGDDVDTCAALLRFDDDTLATVTATRYNGAGHDVRLEVCGSKGARIVGLDDRAPLPSAEPHVSWQQSAPYTTFIERFRDAYITELGAFVDVAAGRTESLCSPAEALEALYVAEACDRSRRTGEPMRVADARTAAE is encoded by the coding sequence ATGAAGATCGGCCTGATCGGCACCGGACGCATCGGAGCGTTCCACGCCGAGACCCTGAAGTCCCTCCCCGGCGTGGACCGCATCGTCGTCGCCGATGCCGACGCGGCCCGCGCACGCGTACTCGCGGACACCCTTGGTACCGAGGCAGCCGAATCCCTCCCCCGGTTGTACGCGGAGGGCCTGGACGGCGTGGTGATTGCCGCCGCGACGAGCGCGCACGCCGAACTGATCCACCAGGCCCTGGACGCAGAGGTGCCGGTCTTCTGCGAGAAGCCGGTGGCACTGGACGTCGCAGGCACCCTTGACGTAGTCAAACGTTCCGACGCCGGCAGCGTCCCCGTACAGATCGGTTTCCAACGGCGCTTCGACCGCGGCTACAGAGCCGCCCGGGAGGCCCTGCGGTCCGGCGACCTCGGCTGGATCCACACACTCCGCGCCTGCACCAGCGACCAGTCGCCGCCGCCCGCGGCGTTCATCCCCTCGTCCGGCGGACTCTTTCGCGACTGCAGCATCCACGACTTCGACATCCTGCGCTGGCTCACCGGCCGCGAAATCGTCTCCGTGTACGCGCAAGGCGCCAATCGCGGCGACCCCTGCTTCACCGACGGCGACGACGTGGACACCTGCGCCGCCCTACTGCGCTTCGACGACGACACGCTGGCCACAGTCACCGCAACCCGCTACAACGGCGCGGGGCACGACGTCCGCCTGGAAGTGTGCGGCTCCAAGGGCGCACGCATCGTCGGGCTCGACGACCGGGCCCCGCTGCCGAGCGCCGAACCACACGTCTCCTGGCAGCAGTCCGCCCCGTACACGACGTTCATTGAACGTTTCCGCGACGCGTACATCACCGAGCTGGGCGCCTTCGTGGACGTGGCCGCCGGCCGCACGGAGAGCCTGTGTTCACCTGCCGAGGCCCTGGAGGCGCTGTACGTCGCCGAGGCGTGCGACCGCTCCCGCCGCACGGGCGAACCGATGAGAGTCGCGGATGCGCGCACCGCCGCAGAATAA
- a CDS encoding heavy metal translocating P-type ATPase, with product MTGTSAQARVELAIGGMTCASCAARVEKKLNRMPGVSATVNFATEKAHVEYGDGVSVDDLIATVEKTGYTAQRPAPAAPANPSAPTSAGASGQGAATPPTTEDGSDSRAGSPDRELAGLRQRLIVSAALAAPVVLLSMIPSLQFENWQWLCLTLAAPVVVWGAYPFHRAAWTNLRHGAATMDTLVSLGTLAAFGWSVWALFFGDAGMPGMRHGFDFTVARTEGSSAIYLEAAAGVTAFLLLGRYLEARSKRKAGAALRALMELGAKDVVVLRGGREVRVLVEQLAVGDRFVVRPGEKVATDGTVLEGSSAVDASMLTGESVPVDVAPGDSVTGATVNTSGRLVVEAIRVGGDTRLARMAALVEDAQSGKAEVQRLADRVSAVFVPVVLLVALGTLAGWLLATGDATASFTAAVAVLVIACPCALGLATPTALMVGTGRGAQLGILIKGPEALESTRRIDTVVLDKTGTVTTGRMSLYEAVPAPGVTEDELLRLAGALEHASEHPIARTVAEGARERLGTLPEPEHFENVAGLGVRGVVQNRRVLVGRERLLREDPDGGTASGVLPEALSAARDAAEAAGRTAVLVAWGGQPRGLLSVADTVKEGSAEAVRRLRGLGLSPVLLTGDNQAVADAVAAEVGIDEVIAEVLPEDKVAVVERLRGEGRSVAMVGDGVNDAAALAAADLGLAMGTGTDAAIEAGDLTLVRGDLRVAPDAIRLARRTLATIKGNLFWAFGYNVAAVPLAVAGLLNPMIAGAAMAFSSVFVVSNSLRLRHFR from the coding sequence ATGACCGGTACGTCCGCACAGGCGCGGGTCGAGCTCGCCATCGGCGGCATGACCTGCGCCTCGTGCGCGGCTCGCGTGGAGAAGAAGCTCAACCGGATGCCGGGCGTGAGCGCCACCGTCAACTTCGCCACCGAAAAGGCACACGTCGAGTACGGCGACGGCGTCTCGGTCGACGATCTGATCGCGACAGTCGAGAAGACGGGCTACACCGCGCAGCGGCCCGCGCCTGCCGCACCCGCGAATCCGTCGGCGCCCACCTCAGCCGGCGCTTCCGGCCAGGGCGCCGCCACCCCGCCCACCACTGAGGACGGCTCCGACTCTCGCGCGGGCTCCCCCGACCGGGAACTGGCCGGGCTGCGCCAACGGCTCATCGTCTCCGCCGCGCTGGCCGCCCCTGTCGTCCTGCTGTCGATGATTCCCTCGCTCCAGTTCGAGAACTGGCAGTGGCTGTGCCTGACGCTGGCCGCGCCCGTCGTGGTTTGGGGCGCGTACCCCTTCCACCGGGCCGCCTGGACGAACCTGCGGCACGGGGCCGCCACGATGGACACCCTGGTGTCTCTCGGGACGCTCGCCGCCTTCGGTTGGTCCGTGTGGGCGCTGTTCTTCGGCGACGCGGGGATGCCCGGCATGCGGCACGGTTTCGACTTCACGGTGGCCCGTACGGAGGGCTCCTCGGCAATCTACCTGGAGGCGGCGGCCGGAGTGACGGCGTTTCTGCTGCTCGGCCGCTATCTGGAGGCGCGTTCCAAGCGGAAGGCGGGCGCAGCGTTGCGGGCGCTGATGGAGCTGGGCGCGAAGGACGTGGTGGTGCTGCGGGGCGGACGCGAGGTGCGCGTCCTGGTGGAGCAGTTGGCCGTCGGTGACCGGTTCGTCGTACGCCCCGGAGAGAAGGTCGCCACGGACGGAACGGTCCTGGAGGGCTCTTCCGCCGTGGACGCTTCGATGCTGACCGGCGAATCGGTGCCCGTCGATGTGGCCCCCGGTGACAGCGTGACGGGTGCGACGGTGAACACCAGCGGCCGGCTGGTGGTCGAAGCCATCCGGGTCGGCGGCGACACGCGGCTGGCGCGCATGGCCGCTCTGGTCGAGGACGCGCAGAGCGGCAAGGCCGAGGTGCAGCGGCTCGCCGACCGCGTCTCCGCTGTCTTCGTCCCTGTCGTGCTGCTGGTGGCGCTCGGCACTCTGGCCGGGTGGCTGTTGGCGACCGGCGACGCGACCGCGTCGTTCACGGCGGCCGTCGCCGTACTGGTCATCGCCTGTCCCTGCGCTCTCGGCCTCGCGACGCCCACCGCCCTGATGGTCGGTACGGGCCGAGGCGCCCAGCTCGGCATCCTCATCAAAGGTCCCGAGGCCCTGGAGTCCACCCGCCGCATCGACACCGTCGTACTGGACAAGACGGGCACGGTGACCACGGGACGGATGAGCCTGTACGAGGCCGTGCCGGCGCCGGGTGTCACGGAGGACGAGCTGTTGCGTCTGGCCGGAGCGCTGGAACACGCCTCGGAACATCCGATCGCGCGCACTGTCGCCGAGGGGGCGCGTGAGCGCCTGGGCACGCTCCCGGAGCCGGAACACTTCGAGAACGTGGCGGGCCTCGGCGTGCGCGGCGTGGTGCAAAACCGTCGCGTCCTCGTCGGGCGCGAGCGGCTGCTGCGCGAGGACCCGGACGGCGGGACGGCGTCCGGGGTCCTTCCGGAGGCGCTGAGCGCCGCCAGGGACGCCGCCGAGGCCGCGGGGCGGACCGCCGTCCTCGTCGCCTGGGGCGGGCAGCCACGCGGCCTGCTGTCCGTTGCCGACACCGTCAAGGAGGGCAGCGCCGAGGCGGTGCGCCGACTGCGCGGGCTGGGGTTGTCGCCGGTACTACTGACGGGGGACAACCAGGCGGTGGCCGACGCCGTGGCGGCCGAGGTGGGCATCGACGAGGTGATCGCAGAGGTGCTGCCCGAGGACAAGGTCGCGGTGGTCGAGCGGCTCCGCGGCGAGGGCCGCAGCGTGGCGATGGTCGGCGACGGCGTCAACGACGCGGCCGCCCTGGCCGCCGCCGACCTGGGTCTGGCGATGGGAACCGGTACGGACGCGGCCATCGAGGCGGGGGACCTGACCCTCGTACGCGGCGATCTGCGGGTCGCCCCGGACGCCATCCGGCTGGCCCGCCGGACACTCGCCACGATCAAGGGAAATCTCTTCTGGGCCTTCGGCTACAACGTCGCGGCCGTTCCGCTGGCGGTGGCCGGCCTGCTCAATCCGATGATCGCGGGGGCGGCGATGGCCTTCTCGTCGGTCTTCGTGGTCAGCAACAGCCTCCGGTTGCGGCACTTCCGCTGA
- a CDS encoding cation:proton antiporter, translating to MSQSATLVLIMAIAVAAPLLAYGLGRWLPVPLVIFEILLGILIGPDVLGWAHSGEVINALSDLGLATLMFIAGYEIEFAKVRGDTLKRAGYAWIVALALGLAVALGFAAGDFSKAIVVGTALTSTALGTVLPVLRDSGDLGTRFGSVMLATGAVGEFGPIIAMALLLSGRDPGESTILLFVFALLTAGAVYWALKPSPLWFYRIIARTLHSSGQFAIRLFVLLLAVMLGISQVFGLDILLGAFAAGIIMRLVLHEAAPDSSQEILGRLEAMGFGFLVPLFFIVTGIEFDLSSLFENGRSLLLLPLFLVLLLVVRGLPLVLLAPRDLGRKDRAALMLYGSTALPLVVAITTIGQDSGVLDAGEAAAMVGAAMISVLVFPLVAMRLRAGAEGLAPIPEGPRKGASESW from the coding sequence ATGTCGCAGTCCGCAACGCTCGTATTGATCATGGCGATCGCCGTGGCCGCTCCGCTCCTCGCATACGGCCTCGGCCGCTGGCTGCCCGTACCCCTGGTCATCTTCGAGATCCTGCTGGGCATCCTGATCGGCCCGGACGTCCTGGGCTGGGCGCACTCCGGTGAGGTCATCAACGCCCTCTCCGACCTCGGGCTGGCCACCTTGATGTTCATCGCCGGGTACGAGATCGAGTTCGCCAAGGTCCGCGGCGACACCCTCAAGCGCGCCGGGTACGCATGGATCGTCGCACTCGCACTCGGCCTGGCCGTCGCGCTCGGATTCGCCGCCGGCGACTTCTCCAAGGCGATCGTGGTCGGTACCGCGCTCACCAGTACGGCGCTCGGTACCGTCCTGCCCGTACTGCGCGACTCCGGCGACCTGGGAACCCGCTTCGGATCGGTGATGCTGGCCACCGGCGCGGTCGGCGAGTTCGGGCCGATCATCGCGATGGCGCTGCTGCTCAGCGGGCGCGACCCCGGCGAATCGACCATCCTGCTCTTCGTCTTCGCCCTGCTGACTGCCGGTGCCGTCTACTGGGCCCTGAAGCCCAGCCCCCTGTGGTTCTACCGGATCATCGCCCGCACGCTGCACAGCAGCGGCCAGTTCGCCATCCGGCTGTTCGTCCTGCTGCTGGCCGTGATGCTCGGCATCTCGCAGGTGTTCGGGCTGGACATCCTGCTGGGCGCGTTCGCGGCCGGGATCATCATGCGACTCGTCCTGCATGAGGCCGCGCCGGACAGCAGCCAGGAAATTCTCGGGCGGCTGGAGGCGATGGGCTTCGGCTTCCTGGTGCCGCTGTTCTTCATCGTCACCGGCATCGAGTTCGACCTGTCGTCCCTCTTCGAGAACGGACGCTCACTCCTGCTGCTCCCGCTCTTCCTCGTGCTGCTGCTCGTCGTGCGTGGACTGCCGCTCGTCCTGCTCGCGCCGCGCGACCTGGGCCGCAAGGACCGTGCCGCGCTGATGCTGTACGGGTCGACGGCGCTGCCCCTGGTGGTCGCGATCACCACGATCGGTCAGGACAGCGGTGTACTCGACGCCGGCGAGGCAGCAGCCATGGTGGGGGCGGCGATGATCTCCGTGCTGGTCTTCCCGCTGGTGGCCATGCGGCTGCGCGCGGGCGCGGAAGGGCTGGCGCCGATCCCGGAAGGGCCGCGGAAGGGGGCGTCGGAGTCCTGGTGA